Genomic window (Poecile atricapillus isolate bPoeAtr1 chromosome 10, bPoeAtr1.hap1, whole genome shotgun sequence):
GGATTTAAAAAAGATTAAACTAATTTCTGTCACAAGGGCATTCTGCTTTTTAATCTTTCCCAGCGTTTTTTATTTGGTGAAGCCAATgagagagcagggagcaggggggTTGTAGGGGGGGTTAATGCTTTCCTTTGCCAGTGCAACGAGGGAATTTAAAGCAGGAAGCAGAGGTCACCTTTTCCCGGAGATGTGAGCTGGTCTCGTGGCgaattaaaaacaatttctaataaataatttaaaaataacaatcaAATAAAAAGGTTCCCCcggaggaggggaagaggagcacGCGCTGGTTTTTAGCAATGGCTCAAAATGGCACCGAGCCTGACCCTGGTGGCACCAGGACATCCCTGCCCGCCTGCGGGCACAGCTCCGCGTGGATTGTCCCCAAAGTGCCACCAAGAGACCCCACAGGACCCCCTCTCCCCGTGCCCAAACTGCCCTAGAGCCGCTCTGATTGTCttggtgtgtttttggggtggacAAGgacaccccagtgccacccaccCCTCAACCCTCCGCCCTCTCAGCGCAATTccttgggatttttcctttggCAGACGGAGCCTGGGCAAGGCTCAGACACCACCCGGCACCGTGACACCCACGACgacccagctggagcagaaaaAGCCCCAGAAAGCGAAGAAAAAGggtaaaaactttaaaaaaaaccccccacaCAGGAGCGTGGAAGGGCTCAGCTTCCCGAGGGACTGGTGGTGGGACAGGACCTGCCCCGGTGGAAAAggggatttatttttcctgggtttcaattctttttaaaaacatttcagtatCTTTTCTGGCCTGACCAGCAGCAGTACAAACACTAAAAGCGAGTTAATCCTTTTgccaaaaggaaaagataaaataaacaaactagaaagaacataaaaatgggagggggaaggagcggtgggggggaaaaaaaaggaaaaaaaaaagcagaaacatcttaaaaaaaaaggcaagcttTTTATAACAATaattaaagcaataaaaacatacaaaacTTTGTcgttttttaatatatatacacagtACAAGGCTgaagcaccttttttttttttttaacttttcttttccACCTGTTCAATCCCAAAGCCGGGGGTGACAAAGTGACCCCACGCGTGTCCCTGCCCCTTCCCCGCCAACCAGGAACAAAAAGGGACCTTCAACCAGTTTATTGACTTTATTTTTTGATAGCGAAGTGCATTTCCAGGGGAAACCCCGGGCTGGGGGTGCCGTGCTGGGAGCGGGGTCCGGCAGCACCCGGCCCCCGGGGCCCCGCCGGGTTTAGTGTTGTCGGTGGAGTCTttcattgtctttttttctttcttttttttttttttttttagaaaaaaccccaaagaaccAACAAAAATGAGCGTTATAAAGTGTGGGTGGAgtggggagggcttcagagCTGTGGCCCCcggaggaggggacaggaggggacaagccaggggctgctggctgtgggatgggctcccagctcctcccggCTCCCGTTTGCTTCATGCATGGCACATTCTCCatttatttctctatttttattattttttttttcctcttttcttccttttattattAATGATTTTCTCGTCGTGGTTCgtttttttgtggtggtttttgtttttttttttttggttgtttgtttttttttttttaattttatttttttattttttttttagcttcaaACCTCCcagtgaaaaatattaaatattcaagGTAATAAAATAGATTATTATTTCTAGACTATATGTTCGGCCTGGCCCAAGGAGCGTCACCTGGGATACCCCTTGAAATAACCCCTAGACCACTGCATtgcaggcaaggcaaggcacTTCCGCAGGTGATCCAGCTCCGCTTGCAGGCGCTCCCGCTCCGACACCATCTTCTGCTTCTGGCTCCTCAGCTCCTGTGGGGAATGGAAGGCTCAGCAGGCACCTCAcggggcagggaagggctggggaatgggctgggaatgggatacAGCAGGGAATGGGCAGTGCGTGGATGGGGCACTGCAGGAATGGACACCGAGTTTGGGCACTGCAGGGAAGGGGCATTGAGAGTTTGGGCATTGAGAGTTTGGGCATTGAGAGTTTGGGCATTGAGAGTTTGGGCACTGAGAGTTTGGGCATTGAGGGTTTGGGCATTGAGAGTTTGGGCATTGAGAGTTTGGGCATTGAGAGTTTGGGCACTGAGAGTTTGGGCATTGAGAGTTTGGGCACTGAGAGTTTGGGCACTGAGAGTTTGGGCATTGAGAGTTTGGGCATTGAGAGTTTGGGCACTGAGAGTTTGGGCATTGAGAGTTTGGGCATTGAGAGTTTGGGCATTGAGAGTTTGGGCACTGAGAGTTTGGGCACTGAGAGTTTGGGCATTGAGAGTTTGGGCACTGAGAGTTTGGCGACTGTAGGAATGGACACTGAGAGTTTGGACATTGAGAATTTGGGAATTGAGAGTTTGGGCACTGAGAGTTTGGGGACTGTAGGAATGGACATTGAGAGTTTGGGCATTGAGAGTTTGGGGACTGTAGGAATGGACACTGAGAGTTTGGGCATTGAGAGTTTGGGGACTGTAGGAATGGACATTGAGAGTTTGGGCATTGAGAGTTTGGGGACTGTAGGAATGGACATTGAGAATTTGGGAATTGAGAGTTTGGGCACTGAGAGTTTGGGGACTGTAGGAATGGACACTGAGAGTTTGGGCATTGAGAACTTGGGGACTGTAGGAAATGGGCATTGAGAGTTTGGGCATTGAGAGTTTGGGCACTGTAGGAATGGACACTGAGAGTTTGGGCACTGCAGGGAATGGGCATTGAGAGTTTGGGGTCTGTAGGAATGGACACAGTTTGGGCACTGAGAATTTGGGGACTGTAGGAAATGGACACTGAGAGTTTGGGCATTGAGAGTTTGGGCATTGAGAGTTTGGGCATTGTAGGAATGGACACTTGAGAGTTTGGGCACTGTAGGAAATGGGCATTGAGAGTCTGGGAATTGACAGTTtgggcactgcagggatggagacAGAGTTTTGGCACTGTAGGAATGGACACAGATTTTGGGCACTGAGAATTTGGGCACTTCTGGAATGGACACTGAGAGTTTGGAGGGCTGGGTGCCCAGGAAGGCTGGGTGTACAGGGGATGGGTGCCCACAGAGCCTGGTGCCCAGGGGATGGGGTCCCAGGGGATGAGTGTGGGTGCCCAGGAGATGAGTGTGGGTGCCCAGGGGATGAGTGCCCAGGGGCTGGGTGCCCAGGGGATGAGTGTGGGTGCCCAGGGGATGAGTGTGGGTACCCAGGGGATGAGTGTGGGTGCCCAGAAGATGAGTGTGGGTGCCCAGGGGATGAGTGTGGGTGCCCAGGGGATGAGTGTGGGTGCCCAGAAGATGAGTGTGGGTGCCCAGGGGATGAGTGCCCAGGGGCTGGGTGCCCAGGGGACGTGTGCCCATGCCCACTCACCGCCATGCTGTGTGACAGCTGCTCGGCTGTCAGGCTCAGGGTATAGTGCTGCGCCTCCAGCCGCCGGCACTGCGTCTGCAGCACCTGGCGCTCCAGGTTTTGTTCTGCAACATCCAAAGGAAAAGGGCTGAGCACCAGCTCCTCTGGCTCCATGCACCACCCACAGAGggggccagccctgctctgacTGCCcccagcatcccagagcattcccaaccctgtcactgcctgtgggGAACCTTTAGGTCCCACTGGGAGGACACTGAGCAGCTGTGAATATCTCTATTTTTCATGCATACATCATGTTTTGCAAAAACAGCAACACTGCCTGTTGCTTTCATGCTGCTCCTGCATTGCTGGAGATCCCCCAGTGcttccccagcccaccccagcaGGAATCAGTGACACCTCCCAGGGGAAACCAAACCAGAAATTGGCATTTCACCCTCCCTGCCCAacaccctgcacccccttaCCTTCTATATGTTCCTGGTAAGCTTCAAAAATTGCCTCGATCCCTTGCCACTTGGGCCTGGGGtaatcttcctcttcttcctcctcttcctcctcctcctcctcatcctcggAGGCGGAGTCCCGGGCCAGGGGGGGCAGTGGCCGGAGCGGCCCCTCGGCCGTGCCGTTGTGCGGGGGCCCGGCCAGGCGGGTGGACGCCTGCAGCTCCGGGATGTTGTAGTGGATGGAGGTGTCCAGTTTGTGGTTCTGCTCCGCCGTCAGCGCCGCCGTCCCCCCTGTGGGCAGCCACAGTCAGCCCCACTCCCCACGGACCCTTCAAGGCATTCATTCCACCCTTTCCCAGACTTTTCGGGGGTTTACAGCATCTTCTGGGGGTTTTTATCACTCCTTGtattctttctttatttcaatCACTCAGCTGAGTGAGTTTGGAGGCTTTGCAGCTGTATTATCCCTAATTTTTAGCTTCAGCAATGAGCTCATGGGATGTTCCAGCAATGAGGTTGCCAGTGCCAAACCCCTGTGGGGGGACAAGGGGGTGATATCCCAGTACCCAACcagctccctgcatccctgctgctTTTTATGGGCATCAGGGAGAATTTCTTCATTGGCAGGGCTGTCAAACactgggaggagctgccctGAGAGCTGGTGGAGTCCCCACCCCTGGAGGGGCTCAAGAAGGGCTcaatgtggcactcagtgcaaAATCTTACTTTCCTGGATTCTTAAGCACTTCAGATTTTTAAGTGAGGCCTGTAAGGAAGTTATTGCAGTGTGGTATAGTAAATTCCATATGAATCCCTAGCTAAATTGCTTAAGTTATCAATTAAGTTTAAATGCTGTTAAGTTAAATGCTGCTGGGCCTTTAAACATAACCTGTTGATCAAGCCCAGGCTCAGTTTAGCACAGGGGTCTGCTCTGAACTTGTGACTCGAGGGTGTCCCCCTTCTTTTTGTCCTTACCCTTTCCCCCTCCTCCACACAAATTATTTGGGGGTTTATTTATTGACTTTGgattttggtttgcttttcctCACAGTGCTTTAACCATCTAATAAACAGGAGAGTGAACCTTGCCAAAGAACTTTGTTGTGATGCTGGTTTTACCCTAAACCTGGTTCCGCTGGTGATTCTTTAAGTGGCTTTAAAACAGCGATTCCCAACAACTTCCCGTTACCTTTGTGCTTCTGCAGCGCCTTCTGCGTGGACTGCAGCACCGACTCATGGAACTGGTGGGCAAATTCCTCGGCAATGAAGGGTTCCCAGGGCTTGCTCTTGCCGTTCATGCTGTGGGACAGCGGCACCGGGATGTCCTTGGGGAGGGGACCCCTGACGTagctgaggatgctcagagcctTCTTCCCGGGGTGCCCGTCACTCAGCCGGGGCTTCTCCGGCGCCGTGCCCGACTCCTTGGGCCTGGCTGGCTCCTGGGCTCTCAGCTGCTCTAACCTGGAGGCTTCCGCCGCCTTCGGCACCTCAGGCACGGAGACGGCGATGCCCACGGGTTTATCCAGGTCCAGCAGGAGCGGCGGCACCGGAGGCTCTTtgggaagaggagcagcagtTGGCACAGCTGGAGTCCGTGCTCCCCTCGAGGCAAAGCCGTGCCCCACAGCCCAACACCCAGGGAAGGACTCGGGGCGCTTACCAGTGCTGGGGGCACCGGGGCTGTCCCGCGGGGAGCTCTTCACCACCACGGCGGCCGGCGTGGTCTTCTGCTTCAtggcctggagcatctccacCAGCTTCTCCTTGTCTGCGGCATGGGAAGCTGAGGTTTAGTGTAGCCTCTGCTCAGCAGAGCAAGCTCAGGGCCCCAGGCAGGTCCCCCAGGGCACCCCCAAACCCGAGCCTGCGCGGGCCATGGCTGTTACCTTTCCTCTTCTCGGCGCTGATGTGCGTGAGGTTGAAGATGGTGAGGAAGCGCTTCTTCTCCTCGAAGTTGGGGCTGTTGTTCATCTCGTCGGGGCTGTAGCGGGTGGAGAGCGGGAGGCGCGGGGAGGGCGTGCGGCGCTTGTTCTGCACCGTGGGCGGAGAGGGGCTCCGCTCCCGCAGCATCCGCCGGCGCTTGCGCCGCTTCTGGCTCAGCAGTtcctccttctgctgctgcGTGGTGAGGCCGAAGAGCTGCAGGAACTCCAGCTTCTGGGTGACCAGggggaaagcagagcagggTCATCCCCCATCCTTGTCTTCATCCCCATGCCACTGGCAATTCCCATCCTCATTCTCACCCTCATCCCTGTTGCAATCCCCATCTCTATTCCCACCCCCATTCTCATCCCCATTCCCCCAATCCTCATTTTCATTCCTGTTCCCatctccattcccattcccatccccattccccatccctaATCTCATCCTCATTTTaattcctgttcccatccccatcctcatcccaccTCCATTCCCGTTCCAATGCCcatccttccctccatccccatttccatccccatcctcatcacCCCCATCTCTAAGCCCCTGGTGCCTCTGCAGACACGTGGGGATGGTGGCTGTATTGGGCACTGGGAACTGGTGTAATGGAGGGGCTGCTcccccaggggacagggaggggacagggaggggacagggaggggacagggggtgcCACCAGTACCTCAGAGGACGTGTCCAGCTTCAGCGGGGGCTGCTCAGCCACGCAGCGGAGATGGGCCCGCACCTCCTCCTCGTCACTGTCATCACAGGAGTCATCCAGGTCATAGTAGTAccctgggggtggggagaggcTGGCGTgaggctggggacaccttggggaccTGCTGGGACCCCAGGGAATCTTCTGGGGAACTCCACTGGGGAGGGCCGTGCAGCAGGGTGGGATGTCAAAGAGTGATGTGGATCCAACACGGGGcccagcagggtgaggggagCCCTGACCCCTCTCCAACACCTTTGGGACCTCGGAGGGCGTCACCCATCCCTGCATATCCTCCTGGCATCGCTGTGGGATGGGTGGCAGGGGCTCAAtggggcacaggctggggagGCTGTGGCTGAGCCCCCATCCCACTGGAGTGGGGACAGCAATTCCAGCCCCTCTCAgctctccatctcctcctcacCGCTGTTCTCATCCCCACTCCAGCAGCCCCATCAATATTTAAAACCCTCTTATTAGCTCCAGTTCATCATTTATTCATCGGGCATGTCTGGAGCGCAGGGTTTACCGAACCGCTCGGATGCGGGAACGTCGGCATCCCTGGGAGACCCCCGGCCATGTCCCggtgccaggaggggacacccCCCGTCCCTCACCTTTCTCACGggcctcccgccgccgccgctcctcCAGGTCCAGTTTGCTGACCAGCCTGCGGTGCTGCTGCACGAACTCGTCGTAGATGTACATGGGGTCCTGGgcacggggctgggggggccGGTAGGGCGAGCTGGGCTTGGTGGCCTCGGGGAACGGGGTGGCCGGGGCTCTCTGCTGGCTCAGGATGCTCTGAGTGGATTTTTCCAGCTCAGCTAGGAAGGGGGTGTGGGTGAAGGCCCCGTGCTCCGGGGCGCCGGGCTCCCGTCCCGGGGGGTATTTCTCCAGAGCATCCCTCTTCCTCGGGCCCTCCTCCAGCTTCTCCGGGCAGAAGACCCTCTCCACCTTGACCAGCGGGATGCCCTGGCGGCCGGGCTCGAAGGGCGCTGGGTGGCTGTGGAGGGCGTGGGGCTCGGGGAGGCGCCGGGGAGGGTCGGGGGGGCTCTCCATCAGCGAGACGGGGTTCCAGAGGGACGTGGTGACGGGGTGGTGCTGAGGTTTGGGGGAGATGAGGGGTGGGGGCCCCCCAAAGTGCTGCCCTGGCTCCCGGCTGCTCGGCTCGTGGCGGCTCGATCCCAACCTGCGGGGAGAGGAGAGCACCGGGGAGGTGAGGAGCTGGCACTGCTACCGGAGAGCTGGCAGCGCTCCAGCcccgggggattttggggagaaacgCGCCTGTCAGGAACACCCAGAGGAGTTTGTGCACGTGGGGCTGCCACACTTGTCCCCTCCATGCCACAATCCTGATGGATGGGGGCAGAGTTAGGGCTGTGCATGGGCAGGACGGGCAGGGATGCGGCTGCATCCCAGGAGCGCTGGGCTGGAGACCCCAGCGCTGACCCCTGTGTGGGGACAAGAGAGCCACCAGTCCTGGCAGAGCCCAGTGGCGAGGGCAGCACCCCAGTGCAGCCCTCCTCTGACAGCCAGAGCCGGAGCCAGCCCGTTTGTGGGATAAATATTTCATGTGCCCAAGCTGTGCATTTAACACTTTTCCGCTCCAGCGCCCCGGAGCTCTGCATGCAGAGCAGCAGGTTCAGCTCAGCCATGGAGTCACCAGCGGTGGGGAGCACCGCCTGCCCCCCGGGATCCACCCCTCTCCCGCCCCGCTGGATGTGGGAAAAGGATGGGGATGGAATATCCCCGGCTGCAGGTGTTTGGGGGTGACCTTGCTGTCTCCTCtctggtttggggtgggaggagaggatggggaagggagCCTGCGGCGGGCGCTCGCCTTTGTGCCGCCCCGTGATCCGCTCCTTATTATCCTCGATGAGCCGCGCTAATCCCCTGGATACCCAAAAATAACAAAGGGAGCAGGCGGCAGAGCTGGCTGGATGAGCCTGCGCTGCTTAAGTGCTCAGCCACAGGGGCGAGCAAGGCCCTGCCAATCAATCCGGGGGTGTGCGCACGCTCCGCTGCCCCCCAAACTGCCCAGGCTCGGCGCAGGTGCCCCCCAAACGAGGCATGCACAGCCCGGCCCCACTGCCCACGAGGGGGGAGCTGCAATTagtgctgctggtggctgggCAGCACCTGGCCACTCTCCGCTGGCCCCCGGCCACCTCCCGGGCTCGGTGCCTGGCGCCGCGCAGATGTCGGGCACCGGGAACGCCTGGCGCTGCCAGCACAGCCGGCCTGGCTGGCACCGTGTGGCAGGAACCCGCTGGCACCGTGGCTTTGGCTCAGGGAATGTGTGAGGGGCACGGCCATGGGGTGGTGGATGCCTGATGGGGGGCAGAGCTGGGTAATGGGGTGGGTACAGCCACAGGTTGGGGGTAGAAGCCTACAAATCATCACATCACAGCATCATGGAATGGTGTGGGgaaaagggaccttaaagatcatcctattccaccccctgccgtgggcagggacacgtcaaacctggccttggacacttccagggatccaggggcaccCAGAagtgctctgggcacctgtgccagggcctcagcacccttacagggaacaattccttcccaatatcccatctaaccctgccctctttCTATATAAAGGCATTCCCCCTGTCCTATCGCTCCTTTCCCTTGCCCAAATTGCCTCTCCAGCTTAAGATCCGGATATTCCAGCAAGGACAGCTGCAACATGGGAAAACTCAGCTCAGTTTTAGAGGaaagctccatccctggagcgGGGCTGGCAGCGTCCCTACCTGGGGTGCTCGGGCCGGTGCTCGGGCtcggcttggctcggggcacGCCCTATGtccaggtgctgctccagcacctgctgccgGAACTCCGAGACTTGGGATTGCCGATCCTCCTTCTCCTGGCGCAGCCGGCGCTGCCGGGCCAGCCACTTCTCCTCCTCGTTGGTGCGGTGGATGAGCAGCGCCGTGGCCGCGCTGCTCCCGGGCAGAGGGAACACGCTGTGGTTGGGGATGAGGCTGGGCACGGGGTGGTGGGAGCCCGGTGGCGGGTGCAGAGGGTGCTGGATGGGCTTTGGTGTGGGCAGCACCGAGTCCTTGAGTTTGTCTGCGGTGGAAAAGGGGTGATGGAGAGTCAGGGTGTGGATGAGGGGGGCGTATTTTGGGGTGAGCATCCCAgtaggagggagggagggagctgtggggcagccccCGGTCAGAGCTCGGCACAGGGGGcttgctgccagcccagctgcccGGCACGCAGCGGGCACGGTGCCAGCCTGGCCCGAGTCAGATGGCACAGGCACCGCGCCGCCGCTCTGAGCCGCCGCAGCTGGGCTCCTGGCAAAGCGATCTGGCAGCCTGGACagcccatccccatccccatccccagccacCTCCCGGGGGCCACCAACCCCCTCGGTTTGGCCATCTGGAGGGCAGAGGGGACCGAGGCGAGCTCTGGCAGCGTTACCTGCTCTGCTGGGTGCCAGTGGCTCCACCGGCTTGCCCCGTTCCTCGGCCGGGTGCCCCCGCAGCCCGTGCAGCTCCGCCACGGGGAGGAAGGGTCCCTCCATGGCTTTCACCAtgctcagctccttctcccgGGCACGCTCCCgctgcctctccagctcccGTTCCCGCTCCTTTTCCCGCTCCCGCTCCAGCTCCTTCTCGCgctcccgttcccgttcccgctCCTTCTCCCGCTCCCGGTCGGCTTCTCGCTCCCGCTCCTTCTCCCGTTCCCGCTCCCGCTCCCTTTGCCGCAGCTCCTCGTCCATttgcagcctgcagaggaaaatcaaaaagaaaagcaccaaccccaaacatcccccctTGGAGCACCCCTAAAATCAACCCTGGATGTTCGTCAGCATCCCCTGGAACACCCTTGAACCTCCAGAGCACCCCCAAACAATTCCTGGGCACCTGCCAGCATCCTCTGCAGCCCTCCCAAATCCCTAGTCACCTGTCAGCATTCCTAGAGCATCCCAAAACCACCCCTGGCCCCCTGTCAGCGTCCTCTGGAGCGCCCCATCCATCCCCCCACCCTTCCGTACCTCTCGGCGGCGAGGCTGGAGATGCGCTCGGACTGCAGGGCGGAGAGGGAGGAGTGGGAGAGCTCGGGGGGGTACCGGACCCCCGAGAGGTGCAGGTGCATGGCCGAGGGGTGCAGGGGGGGCAGCGAGCCCGGCGCTGGCAGCGGGTAGAAGGGGGACCTCAGTGCCGACAGGCAGTACGACTCATCCATCCTGGGGAGACAGGGATGCTCAGAGGGGCAAAGAaccccccagttcccctcccagGAGCCAGATGGGGGCTGCCTTCTACTGGGAGAAAGGGATGCAGAGCCCCAAAATGCCCTCAGTGGATCGTGCTCCCACCTCCCAGTACCCCAGAGCTCATCCAGTGGTATCGGCCAGGGATCCCAAGGCTGGCAGGTGCCCACCTGAAGGCAGGATGAGGGAAGGGGTGATGTGTCAGGTAGCTGGGGTGGTAGTAGGCGGCGGCAGTGGCCGGGTCGAGGCCGAGGGGCGGCAGGGAGGACATGCGGAGATCCTCGGCCGTGTGGTAGGGACGGAAGCTCCGCAGGTAATCCTCGGTCACCGCGCTGGGGGGCACCACGTGGTGGACCGGCCTCTGCAGGCTGGGGGGATGCAAGGAGATGGTCAccatccctccctgtccccctgggGAGATGTCACCTCCcccaggaggcagcagagctcgCAGGGGACAGCCACATCCTGCAACCGCTGCCGTCCATTCCGAGCAGACTCACTTGAGAGGAGGGAAGCGGGAATCCTGGACCACGGAGCTGGGGGGCAGCCCGAAGGAGTAGGGGGTCCCCAGGAGGTgggaggggacagtgggacCCCCCGCTTTCTCCTGCGTCAGGGGGGGCTCCGAGATGAGGCGCTCGCGgccggcgctgctgctgctgcctcgaGACCCTGCTTCCTGCTGGAAGGCAAAGGGGCAGGAACGCCAAGATGAGcatcaggggacagcaggggatggggaatccctcctgtgtccccacccCCAGGACGCTCAGGAGGTCCCCGGTGTGCCCTGGCTGGCACCAGTACCCAGGGAAGGGTTCATGCACTAAGGCATCTCCAGCATCCAGGCTCTGGAAGGGCAGCTGGAGGGGTGGGAGGGTCTGGGAGGCTAAACCGGGGGGGCCCCAGTGGGAAAGGAGGTGCTGAAGCCGGGGCAGAGCTAAGGGCAAGACACCCATTACCTGCCTGCAGATTTATGGCTGCTTTGTTCTCCTGAGCTATTAATCATCCGGGGAGGAGTGACATGGCCGGGGGAAATCCAGCCGGCCTCTGATAAGGGCCATAACCCAGGGGTCAGCCCACAGTCCCCCCGGCACCCCCGGCACCAGCACCCTCCCACAGGGCCTCATCACCAGAGCCGCTTTCCATCAGCTTCCACCCCGGTGTCAGGATGAAGGTCACTCCCTCCAGCTGGGGAGGGACCCCTAGCAAAGGGGAACAATTTGGGGTGACAAGACACCCCACAGGATCTGACAATTAGCGGGGCGACCCCCCAGTAAGG
Coding sequences:
- the GSE1 gene encoding genetic suppressor element 1 isoform X2, whose protein sequence is MAALAAGEAAAAAAAAAGGGGPGAAQPPAPPLCCFICGGGISRGKELKLQVRPPRDHRPFFPFLQHQEPAPGARAVSAEGCALVCAVCRCFLGEQWDSFERSRTPVEKRMYWLKRPHQCEAAAAAGGAGLRRGATGWDPAAPPRRAAGHPEEEEEEEEEEEEEEEGPAAGSELSELSEAEPLSEPEGAGGAARAPPAAGSERGPPCCSSDSEINITSEEEEEEEEGSGRPAWAPGTACYICGSALAPGAQHRVHVQKQEKNSPGPFFPFLWLHSPPPGAQPLSPTGSTLVCPCCFASLMQQWQSFELANVPVLQRLYVVPLGAGAMPAKGRRGLKEDGTGIPPVPEACYLCGEECGKEARPVAAKITNGNAKSTMHFPFLSLLPCPPGAKGLNKHWEVSSCRKCFGVLQDLWAMYRACHNEELISSVQSFLGRYHQVFSAGDLAGHPAVIKPGPTSVCYICGAELGAGKEFQLNVNPPGRFGEKEPFFPFLTVYPPAPRARPADSTGLVATCILCYHDLLGQWLQHEGRNSHHPSSAWSRQYKVETFVCFFCRQEKKRCLGLKAVQVARLPVFLYTLRVANSLLVDDGKQLTIGACAECGAVVLAGKSMTPPELLAVAAPSLLPKASSSSLETAATKPAAGESRHRVASAGESPGTGSTVPDIGQRTPLDAEGADAGATSMSHEPKSPSLGMLSTATRTTATVSPLTPSPLNGSIVPNGSPAASSTLSVQAAPSSSFAAALRKLAKQAEEPRGSSLSSESSPVSSPATNHSSPASTPKRGPMGPIIVPPGGHSVPSTPPVVTIAPTKTVNGVWRSEGRQEAGSRGSSSSAGRERLISEPPLTQEKAGGPTVPSHLLGTPYSFGLPPSSVVQDSRFPPLNLQRPVHHVVPPSAVTEDYLRSFRPYHTAEDLRMSSLPPLGLDPATAAAYYHPSYLTHHPFPHPAFRMDESYCLSALRSPFYPLPAPGSLPPLHPSAMHLHLSGVRYPPELSHSSLSALQSERISSLAAERLQMDEELRQREREREREKEREREADREREKEREREREREKELEREREKERERELERQRERAREKELSMVKAMEGPFLPVAELHGLRGHPAEERGKPVEPLAPSRADKLKDSVLPTPKPIQHPLHPPPGSHHPVPSLIPNHSVFPLPGSSAATALLIHRTNEEEKWLARQRRLRQEKEDRQSQVSEFRQQVLEQHLDIGRAPSQAEPEHRPEHPRLGSSRHEPSSREPGQHFGGPPPLISPKPQHHPVTTSLWNPVSLMESPPDPPRRLPEPHALHSHPAPFEPGRQGIPLVKVERVFCPEKLEEGPRKRDALEKYPPGREPGAPEHGAFTHTPFLAELEKSTQSILSQQRAPATPFPEATKPSSPYRPPQPRAQDPMYIYDEFVQQHRRLVSKLDLEERRRREAREKGYYYDLDDSCDDSDEEEVRAHLRCVAEQPPLKLDTSSEKLEFLQLFGLTTQQQKEELLSQKRRKRRRMLRERSPSPPTVQNKRRTPSPRLPLSTRYSPDEMNNSPNFEEKKRFLTIFNLTHISAEKRKASHAADKEKLVEMLQAMKQKTTPAAVVVKSSPRDSPGAPSTEPPVPPLLLDLDKPVGIAVSVPEVPKAAEASRLEQLRAQEPARPKESGTAPEKPRLSDGHPGKKALSILSYVRGPLPKDIPVPLSHSMNGKSKPWEPFIAEEFAHQFHESVLQSTQKALQKHKGGTAALTAEQNHKLDTSIHYNIPELQASTRLAGPPHNGTAEGPLRPLPPLARDSASEDEEEEEEEEEEEEDYPRPKWQGIEAIFEAYQEHIEEQNLERQVLQTQCRRLEAQHYTLSLTAEQLSHSMAELRSQKQKMVSERERLQAELDHLRKCLALPAMQWSRGYFKGYPR